A genomic region of Photobacterium swingsii contains the following coding sequences:
- a CDS encoding TadE/TadG family type IV pilus assembly protein, which produces MKTSKITSQKGVFAIEFALGFVVLFMFTMLIFETCRVTYIAAVLDYATAEAARDARVQLKENEEYKKYEFTDCDTLSNSSEKDHCLRVKQIGKDQFSQWYYKFISTNAGVLWDVFTSASDYSIHVDAYLSPVDFASNKKTTDWNKATLAEYTVTYIYRPLILQASFAEMPITRKLIAIQDTALFREKLKG; this is translated from the coding sequence ATGAAAACATCAAAGATAACCAGTCAAAAAGGCGTATTTGCAATTGAGTTTGCATTGGGTTTTGTTGTTCTATTTATGTTCACCATGCTTATTTTTGAAACGTGTCGTGTGACTTATATTGCAGCCGTTTTGGATTATGCAACGGCTGAAGCAGCAAGAGATGCAAGGGTTCAACTAAAGGAAAATGAAGAGTATAAAAAATACGAATTTACTGATTGTGATACTCTGAGCAATAGTTCTGAAAAAGACCACTGTCTTCGTGTTAAACAAATAGGTAAAGATCAATTTTCTCAATGGTATTACAAATTTATAAGTACCAATGCTGGTGTTCTGTGGGATGTATTCACGAGTGCGAGTGATTATTCAATTCACGTTGATGCATATCTAAGCCCAGTCGATTTTGCTTCGAATAAGAAAACAACTGATTGGAATAAAGCGACGTTAGCTGAATATACGGTGACATACATATATCGGCCGTTAATACTGCAGGCATCATTTGCTGAAATGCCTATAACAAGAAAACTGATAGCAATCCAAGATACGGCATTGTTTAGAGAAAAACTAAAAGGCTAG
- the yiaY gene encoding L-threonine dehydrogenase: MSSAFFIPAVNLMGAGCLTQAADTVQAHGFKKALIVTDKVLNQIGVVKQVADLLAARDVESVVFDGTQPNPTIGNVEAGLKLLKDNGCDFVISLGGGSPHDCAKGIALVASNGGKIGDYEGVDQSAKPQLPLVAINTTAGTASEMTRFCIITDEERHIKMAIVDKNTTPLLSVNDPELMLAKPASLTAATGMDALTHAIEAYVSTAATPITDAVAIKAIELIQAHLRTAVNEGQNIEAREQMAYAQFMAGMAFNNASLGYVHAMAHQLGGFYDLPHGVCNAVLLPHVQRYNAKVCPERLCDVAKAMGVNVEGMTAEQGADAALEAIQALSKDVGIPAGLTELGAKAEDISILADNALKDACGFTNPKQATHEEISAIFTAAL; encoded by the coding sequence ATGAGTAGTGCATTTTTTATCCCAGCTGTAAACTTGATGGGCGCAGGTTGTTTAACTCAGGCTGCTGACACCGTTCAGGCACATGGCTTTAAAAAAGCGCTTATCGTAACAGATAAAGTTCTTAACCAAATTGGTGTCGTTAAGCAAGTTGCTGATCTATTGGCTGCGCGTGATGTTGAATCAGTTGTTTTTGATGGCACACAGCCAAATCCAACGATTGGTAATGTTGAAGCGGGCCTTAAATTACTTAAAGACAATGGGTGTGACTTCGTTATTTCATTAGGTGGTGGTTCACCGCATGATTGTGCTAAAGGTATTGCGCTTGTTGCATCTAATGGTGGCAAAATTGGCGATTACGAAGGTGTTGATCAGTCAGCGAAACCTCAGCTTCCACTAGTTGCTATTAACACGACAGCAGGTACTGCATCTGAAATGACGCGTTTCTGCATCATTACTGATGAAGAGCGTCACATTAAAATGGCAATTGTTGATAAAAATACAACGCCATTGCTATCTGTGAACGATCCTGAGTTAATGCTTGCGAAACCAGCATCACTAACCGCAGCAACGGGTATGGATGCACTTACTCACGCAATTGAAGCGTATGTTTCAACGGCGGCAACGCCAATCACTGATGCGGTAGCAATTAAAGCTATTGAACTGATTCAAGCGCATCTTCGCACTGCCGTTAATGAAGGTCAGAACATCGAAGCGCGTGAGCAAATGGCATACGCACAGTTCATGGCGGGTATGGCATTTAACAATGCATCACTTGGTTACGTACATGCAATGGCGCACCAACTAGGTGGCTTCTACGATCTTCCACATGGTGTATGTAATGCAGTGCTTCTACCACACGTTCAACGTTACAACGCGAAAGTGTGCCCAGAGCGTCTTTGTGATGTGGCAAAAGCTATGGGTGTTAATGTTGAAGGCATGACAGCAGAACAAGGTGCAGATGCAGCACTAGAAGCGATTCAAGCACTTTCTAAAGATGTAGGTATCCCTGCTGGCTTAACAGAACTTGGTGCTAAAGCAGAAGATATTTCAATTCTTGCGGATAACGCACTAAAAGATGCTTGTGGCTTTACTAACCCTAAACAAGCAACACATGAAGAAATCTCAGCAATTTTCACCGCTGCACTTTAA